GCGAACCAAGCCGCATGTCAATATCGGGACGATCGGGCATGTGGACCACGGCAAGACGACCCTGACCAGCGCCATCACCAAATATTTGTCGGAACAGGGGCTGGCC
This candidate division TA06 bacterium DNA region includes the following protein-coding sequences:
- the tuf gene encoding elongation factor Tu (EF-Tu; promotes GTP-dependent binding of aminoacyl-tRNA to the A-site of ribosomes during protein biosynthesis; when the tRNA anticodon matches the mRNA codon, GTP hydrolysis results; the inactive EF-Tu-GDP leaves the ribosome and release of GDP is promoted by elongation factor Ts; many prokaryotes have two copies of the gene encoding EF-Tu), translating into MAKQKFERTKPHVNIGTIGHVDHGKTTLTSAITKYLSEQGLA